TCTCCTGTTTTGAGGTGAGGAAACAAAGCCGCCGCCGGTGATGGCCGGCGGCGGTATCGATCAGTACGGAGTTGTGGGGCAGGGTTACTCGGCCGCAATTCCGTAAGCGGTATCGGGATCCTCAGTGCCGGTGTCAGCGTCGGCTTCATCCAGCTCTTCGAGCTCGGTGTCGGCTGCGTTGCCTCCGACCTCGCCTTCCGGATCATGGGGTTTGTCGACCAATTCGGCTTCGATCGAGGGATCAGACTCACCGTCGGCACCGTCCTCGATGCCGCCCATCGGCCCGTCGGCGGGTGCATCGTCGTCATCGCCCCCATGCTCCATGTTCTTGGCCAACCATTCGCCCATCTTCACGTCATCGGGTGCGAAGAGGCCAGACGGATGCACGAAACCCTCTTCCTTGAAGTGCTCGACAAGGGCAGCCCGGGTGTCCCTGACGCGCGGGCGGGGAGCGACACTCCTACCGCCGCAGGACGCTTCCAGTGCCGGACGCGATAGGCACGCGAGGAATTGCTCCGTGCCCATGTTCGGAAGATAGGTGTCGGCGCCTATGGCATCGCCGGCGATCCGGGCGACAATGCCGCTGTCCGTGCGGTTGGTCCGCGCCGACAGTGCGTCGATCAGGGTCGACCTGGCCACGACACGAAGCGTATCTGTATCGAACTGCAGCTTGCCGCTTTCACCGATCAGCCGGACGGCGTGCCGGGCGAAACGCTTGGAGCCGTAGAGATGGTTGGAGGTTTCGGAGCCGGAATCGACCGAGACGTTCTGCCCGGCGAATGCGAGGACGAGCAGCGCCAAGAGGGTATCGTCTTCGATCGGCGCTCGTGCCAGTGCCTCGTGCAGAGCGTCTGTGCGGAAATCGCCGATCATGTCGAGGCCGTTTCGGGTCACGTCGGGACGGGTCTTCCCTGCAACGTCGATGGCCTCGTTCGTGTCCTCGCCGCCGGGCGCGGTCGGATCGCCCTTTCGCTTCGCCTTCTTGATCTCCGGCAACCGGAAATGGGCGGACTGCACCTTGCCCTCACGATCGAGATACATGGCGGTGCAATCGCCTTTGCCGGGCTTGCCGTAGATACGCTCCGCCTTCGGCGGCAATTGGGGTTGGCCCCAATTGTTGAGCTCGACGATGGAGCCCTCCTTGGGAAGATTGCTACTCATCCATTCCTGCTGCGCACCGAGGAATGCTTCGACGTTGGTGGTGTAGCGGTTATCCTCGTCAGCCGGTCCGAACAGGTCTTCTGCCCACTCGATGCCGTAGGC
The Rhizobium lentis DNA segment above includes these coding regions:
- a CDS encoding ParB N-terminal domain-containing protein, producing MQLMKVDPRALKDNPDNTRQSQSTPQADALLLATIKAVGVIQPPVIFAEAGGNGYVIEAGHRRTRMAIAAGIEEIDVIVVEAANDNGAMRSMIENIAREPLNPVDQWRGIERLVALGWTEEAIAIALALPVRQIRKLRLLASVLPAMLDHMAKGDMPSEQQLRPISAASLDEQKEVWKAHKPKKGETASWWAIANGLTKTRMFARDASFGDDLRRAYGIEWAEDLFGPADEDNRYTTNVEAFLGAQQEWMSSNLPKEGSIVELNNWGQPQLPPKAERIYGKPGKGDCTAMYLDREGKVQSAHFRLPEIKKAKRKGDPTAPGGEDTNEAIDVAGKTRPDVTRNGLDMIGDFRTDALHEALARAPIEDDTLLALLVLAFAGQNVSVDSGSETSNHLYGSKRFARHAVRLIGESGKLQFDTDTLRVVARSTLIDALSARTNRTDSGIVARIAGDAIGADTYLPNMGTEQFLACLSRPALEASCGGRSVAPRPRVRDTRAALVEHFKEEGFVHPSGLFAPDDVKMGEWLAKNMEHGGDDDDAPADGPMGGIEDGADGESDPSIEAELVDKPHDPEGEVGGNAADTELEELDEADADTGTEDPDTAYGIAAE